A region of Salinibacter sp. 10B DNA encodes the following proteins:
- a CDS encoding hybrid sensor histidine kinase/response regulator transcription factor: MAPETYGATRQNWDAVQDSSGRLYVGNTAGVVFYDGRGWQTLPMGNGSPAVSLGATERGRVYVGAKGDFGRIRMDSTGHLKFVSLLRNLPKQHRSVGEIVQTEVVGNDVYFQSEQRLFRWTSSTNTMQVWTISGTEFQHADVVRGTLYVNVSGKGLMTVRGDSLQLVPGGAQLADRSVRFLLPHGNDALLVGAFQGFLLRDGTKFRAFDTGADPILKDAWLYDGRRLQDGTIAIATIDRGLLLLAPDGTVRRHLQARGNPVTGLYEDQEGGLWALLDGGLLRYDFGAPFTEFGTETGLEGIILDITRHDDTLYAATTKATYRLQSSSDTLASFVRAPGFRRKTKDTPSWCFLTMGDALLAGTVHGLARRRSNGRVDYLFRGEQVFDLLRSRTDSTRIYAATEAGLRVFRRTAGEWTEERSPIALPNDPRVVAENDDGKLWVGTSPDGLYRIRGLGARDSVHIDRFGRSDGLPEGPIEPYRWQGEVIFGTRIGAFRYTPTSSSLFTRYAALASPPIGGTAGRLLVQTDRQGRTWGSTGVGPGRWRRTGDTWRWAPGRLHRLQGDRSRTIEIERGGRTVWFGTWEGRIVRHVPERAWPRSPMPSLIHHVYEYDTDSLLAAGPTAPRVRTRGGVRITYGTPSLVQPQDVEYQYRMEGTEAGWSEWASRTEQTYRTLSPGSYTFAVRARLAYGDTTRAARYAFTILPPWYRTGWAYGLYFLAAVGIVAGVVQLRTRQLRQRQETLETAVAERTEEIERQKEQLAEQAERLKELDEAKTRFFANVSHEFRTPITLILGPVQDLRSRICRHLSDEDVEQLNVIERNAQRLLRLVDRVLGIARMDAGSYRLDARPTSLSSAVPRIVRSFVPLAERNDLTLTVEKPSADAPDADPVYVDREALGHIVRNLLSNAIKFTPEGGTIRVAVTPRDETVEVAVADTGPGIPEDAQADVFDRFQQARSASGATTRPQEGAGIGLAFVRDLVDLHGGTIDLDSTAGEGTTVRVHLPRGRDHLADAHLAESVDAASEDSPLPEMASAPPPLPASTSSNASGDTSRSVAEHTNGHSTDADSSSDPQTKRILVVEDNGDVRRYVRSILTPDFDVIDASNGKEGLEVARAQLPDVVLADVMMPKMDGHEMTRRLKDDPEMQAIPVIMVTARAGTGDEVEGLQAGADDYITKPFDANVLLQRVGGVITFQKRLRERLRAELDAAEPDASETSVDSEIERKARRAVQEHLTHPDFDAEALADELAMSRSALYRAFKKQTDTTPSALITNERMKQAASLLRDERGTVTQVAYAVGYERLSSFSRAFRSYAGQPPSAVTKTASAESG, encoded by the coding sequence GTGGCGCCTGAGACGTACGGGGCCACGCGACAAAACTGGGATGCCGTGCAGGACTCCAGTGGCCGCCTCTACGTGGGCAACACCGCAGGGGTGGTGTTCTACGACGGACGCGGATGGCAGACGCTTCCCATGGGCAACGGCTCCCCGGCAGTGTCCTTGGGAGCCACCGAACGAGGACGGGTGTACGTGGGCGCGAAGGGAGACTTTGGACGCATCCGGATGGACTCAACCGGCCACCTTAAATTCGTCTCCCTCCTCCGCAATCTCCCGAAGCAACACCGCTCCGTCGGTGAAATTGTCCAGACCGAGGTCGTGGGCAACGATGTGTACTTTCAGTCCGAGCAGCGACTCTTCCGATGGACGTCGTCAACGAACACCATGCAGGTGTGGACAATCTCGGGCACGGAATTCCAACACGCGGACGTGGTACGGGGCACCCTCTACGTCAACGTGTCCGGAAAGGGACTCATGACGGTCCGCGGCGATTCCCTCCAGCTCGTCCCCGGAGGGGCACAGCTTGCCGATCGGTCGGTGCGGTTCCTCCTCCCTCACGGCAACGATGCCCTGCTCGTGGGGGCATTCCAGGGATTTCTCCTGCGCGACGGCACCAAGTTCCGAGCGTTTGACACCGGAGCCGACCCGATATTGAAAGATGCGTGGCTCTACGACGGTCGTCGGCTGCAGGACGGGACCATCGCGATTGCGACGATCGACCGGGGGCTTCTGCTTCTTGCTCCGGACGGAACGGTGCGGCGGCACCTGCAGGCCCGCGGCAATCCGGTCACTGGGCTGTACGAGGACCAAGAGGGAGGCCTCTGGGCCCTCCTCGACGGCGGCCTTCTTCGGTACGATTTCGGCGCCCCGTTCACGGAGTTTGGCACGGAAACCGGCCTCGAAGGCATCATCCTTGACATTACGCGCCACGACGACACGCTTTACGCCGCCACAACCAAAGCAACGTATCGGCTGCAGTCCTCCTCCGACACGCTTGCGTCGTTTGTCCGTGCCCCTGGATTTCGCCGGAAAACGAAGGACACGCCGAGCTGGTGTTTTCTGACGATGGGCGACGCCCTCCTCGCCGGTACGGTACACGGCCTGGCCCGGCGCCGCTCGAACGGACGCGTCGACTACCTTTTTCGGGGCGAGCAGGTGTTCGACCTTCTCCGATCTCGAACCGACTCTACTCGCATCTACGCGGCCACGGAGGCGGGTCTCCGGGTCTTTCGGCGGACGGCGGGTGAATGGACGGAAGAACGTTCCCCCATTGCTCTGCCCAACGATCCCCGGGTCGTCGCGGAGAACGACGACGGAAAGTTGTGGGTGGGCACCTCTCCGGATGGACTGTACCGAATCCGGGGGCTTGGCGCGAGAGACTCCGTTCACATCGACCGCTTTGGGCGCTCGGACGGGCTGCCCGAAGGACCGATCGAGCCGTACCGGTGGCAGGGCGAAGTCATATTCGGGACCCGGATCGGAGCGTTTCGCTACACGCCCACGTCGTCGTCTCTGTTTACTCGATACGCAGCTCTCGCGTCTCCCCCCATCGGCGGGACCGCCGGCCGTCTACTGGTGCAAACGGATCGTCAGGGTCGCACCTGGGGCTCAACGGGGGTCGGCCCGGGACGCTGGCGCCGGACGGGGGACACGTGGCGCTGGGCCCCCGGTCGCCTTCACCGATTGCAGGGCGACCGGAGCCGCACCATTGAGATCGAAAGAGGCGGACGTACCGTGTGGTTTGGCACGTGGGAGGGGCGGATCGTCCGTCATGTGCCCGAACGAGCATGGCCCCGATCGCCAATGCCGTCCCTCATCCATCATGTGTACGAGTACGACACCGACTCCCTACTCGCTGCCGGCCCCACCGCGCCTCGGGTGCGAACGAGAGGAGGAGTTCGGATCACCTACGGCACGCCGAGCCTCGTTCAACCCCAGGACGTTGAATACCAGTACCGGATGGAAGGAACAGAGGCTGGCTGGTCGGAGTGGGCCTCCCGCACCGAGCAGACCTACCGAACCCTCTCCCCCGGCTCCTACACGTTTGCGGTGCGGGCTCGCCTGGCCTACGGCGATACCACCCGAGCCGCTCGCTACGCGTTTACCATCCTTCCCCCCTGGTACCGCACCGGATGGGCGTACGGCCTGTACTTTCTCGCTGCCGTCGGAATTGTAGCCGGAGTGGTGCAACTGCGCACCCGTCAGCTGCGGCAACGACAGGAGACCTTGGAAACTGCGGTTGCGGAACGAACGGAGGAGATTGAACGACAGAAGGAACAGCTGGCCGAACAGGCCGAGCGGCTGAAGGAACTGGACGAGGCGAAAACGCGGTTTTTTGCGAACGTAAGTCATGAGTTTCGGACGCCAATCACCCTCATCTTAGGGCCGGTACAGGACCTCCGATCCCGAATCTGCCGCCACCTCAGCGACGAAGACGTCGAGCAGCTGAACGTCATCGAACGTAATGCCCAGCGACTTCTCCGGCTGGTCGACCGTGTGCTTGGGATCGCACGTATGGACGCCGGAAGCTACCGGCTCGACGCCCGTCCCACCTCTCTCTCGTCCGCAGTTCCGCGCATCGTGCGGTCGTTCGTGCCCCTCGCCGAGCGCAACGATCTCACGCTAACGGTTGAGAAGCCATCGGCCGACGCCCCCGACGCGGACCCGGTGTACGTGGACCGAGAGGCGCTGGGGCACATCGTCCGCAACCTCCTCTCGAACGCCATCAAGTTCACCCCCGAGGGCGGCACCATTCGCGTGGCCGTTACCCCTCGTGACGAGACCGTCGAGGTAGCGGTGGCCGATACGGGACCAGGCATCCCAGAGGATGCACAGGCCGACGTCTTCGATCGCTTCCAACAGGCCCGCTCGGCCTCTGGTGCCACAACTCGCCCGCAGGAGGGGGCGGGGATTGGATTGGCCTTCGTTCGCGACCTGGTTGACCTCCACGGCGGCACCATCGACCTCGACAGCACCGCGGGAGAGGGCACGACCGTCCGGGTGCATCTGCCGCGTGGCCGCGATCATCTTGCGGATGCTCATCTTGCCGAATCGGTGGACGCGGCCTCGGAGGACTCCCCTCTTCCCGAGATGGCCTCAGCCCCACCGCCCCTTCCGGCATCGACCTCGTCGAACGCCTCCGGCGACACATCACGCAGCGTCGCTGAACACACCAACGGTCACTCCACAGACGCTGACTCGTCCTCGGATCCCCAAACAAAGCGTATCCTCGTCGTCGAGGACAACGGGGACGTGCGACGATACGTGCGCTCCATCTTAACGCCGGACTTCGACGTCATTGACGCATCGAATGGAAAAGAGGGGCTGGAAGTAGCTCGGGCCCAACTACCCGACGTCGTTCTGGCAGACGTGATGATGCCAAAAATGGACGGACATGAGATGACGCGCCGGCTGAAGGACGACCCGGAAATGCAGGCCATTCCCGTCATCATGGTCACGGCCCGGGCCGGCACCGGCGACGAGGTGGAGGGCCTTCAAGCCGGAGCAGACGACTACATCACCAAGCCATTCGACGCCAATGTGTTGCTACAACGCGTGGGAGGCGTCATTACCTTCCAGAAACGCCTCCGCGAACGGCTTCGCGCCGAGCTGGACGCTGCCGAGCCGGATGCAAGCGAGACGAGTGTCGATTCTGAGATCGAGCGAAAAGCGCGACGGGCCGTTCAAGAACACCTGACGCACCCTGATTTCGATGCGGAAGCCCTCGCCGACGAATTGGCCATGAGCCGCTCAGCTCTGTATCGGGCGTTCAAGAAACAAACCGACACGACCCCGTCGGCCCTCATTACGAACGAGCGTATGAAGCAGGCGGCCTCCCTCCTGCGAGACGAACGCGGAACCGTTACGCAGGTAGCGTACGCCGTGGGCTACGAGCGCCTCTCCAGCTTTAGTCGGGCCTTTCGTTCGTACGCCGGGCAGCCCCCGAGTGCCGTCACAAAGACAGCTTCGGCTGAAAGCGGGTGA
- a CDS encoding TonB-dependent receptor yields MLPRRLATIFCLLLLAGALVPTASAQDTRIRGTVLNAQDQPIPNVNVVLTRSDDGTRMAGTTTGADGTFVIGSVAAGTYRIAASAVGYTKTSSTLTLESGSRQVTLRLRQKRYGLEEVVVSAARSRQDLGNIASSVSVLSPQDLESQSAVTGDLGDMLAQTVPGLAPSNGSLSNFGQTMRGRSPFVMIDGVPQNTPLRDGARSLRTSSPESIERIEVVRGASALYGYGATGGAINIITKEPTAELNATTEVGIRGSSADVEESFTGRIHQSVSGRTNGIGFVASGSYENWGQFYDGKENLIAQDPRGQGGLAGANEWSLFGKAGIPVASSQRLSASVNYYTFRQDLKYGRQAGEYGETPTSATTSTGTLPPEDPGTDNIVGQLRYEHNDLIGGQVSAQAYVQDFKTYYGYSTFFPGGGQPFIESTKFGLRLDATTPLGWTEGSQLLWGADALRDQTAQPLVDGRIFAPQMTQTSAAPFVQLRVPLLSDRLTLRGGVRYEALSVDVVDFTTLRAQFDTDGDGTPDQRNDVEGGTLTYDNFAFNAGAVLTVAEPLDMFASFEQGFAVSEIGRVLRSTTAASVNALNPEAKTVNSYETGLRLGTQRLSATATGYYTTSELGSSYGANFEIVRSPEHVYGVELTTDVQVTDPVAVGGTFSWVKGVRDANGNGSYETPLPGNRIPPEKITGYVEVTPLNGWTSRLQVLYSGRRDVFDGPPYTYAQGSVSPYTVVDLSSRVEVGPGALTIGIENLLDNYYFSVRSQYPALPGSYTPARGRNVNLSYSVTW; encoded by the coding sequence ATGCTTCCCCGAAGACTTGCTACTATTTTCTGCCTCCTTCTTTTGGCTGGTGCTCTGGTCCCCACGGCCAGTGCCCAGGACACTCGCATTCGCGGCACTGTGTTGAATGCGCAGGATCAGCCGATTCCCAACGTGAACGTGGTCCTCACACGGTCGGACGATGGTACTCGCATGGCGGGAACGACCACCGGAGCCGACGGAACGTTTGTGATCGGGTCCGTAGCGGCCGGTACCTATCGGATCGCGGCCTCGGCCGTCGGCTATACGAAAACGAGTTCTACGCTCACACTCGAGAGCGGCTCGCGGCAAGTGACCCTTCGCCTTCGCCAGAAGCGGTACGGGCTCGAGGAGGTCGTTGTCAGCGCGGCGCGGAGCCGACAGGACCTGGGGAATATCGCCTCCTCGGTCTCTGTCCTCAGCCCGCAGGACCTGGAGTCGCAGAGTGCCGTGACGGGGGATCTCGGGGATATGCTGGCACAGACGGTGCCTGGCCTTGCGCCCAGCAACGGGTCGCTCAGCAACTTCGGACAGACGATGCGCGGGCGCTCCCCGTTCGTTATGATCGACGGAGTCCCCCAGAACACGCCGCTGCGGGACGGCGCGCGCTCGCTGCGCACCTCCAGCCCGGAGAGCATCGAGCGGATTGAGGTGGTGCGCGGGGCCAGCGCGCTTTACGGCTACGGGGCCACCGGCGGCGCCATCAACATCATCACCAAAGAGCCGACCGCTGAGCTGAACGCGACCACTGAGGTCGGGATTCGGGGATCCTCAGCGGACGTTGAGGAGAGCTTCACCGGGCGCATTCATCAGTCGGTGTCCGGCCGAACGAACGGGATCGGTTTCGTCGCCAGCGGGAGCTACGAGAACTGGGGACAGTTCTACGATGGAAAAGAGAACCTGATTGCTCAAGATCCACGCGGGCAGGGCGGTCTTGCGGGCGCGAACGAATGGAGTCTGTTTGGAAAGGCGGGCATTCCCGTCGCGTCGTCTCAGCGCCTCTCGGCCTCCGTCAACTACTACACCTTCCGGCAGGATCTGAAGTACGGGCGTCAGGCGGGCGAATACGGCGAGACGCCTACCTCCGCCACGACATCGACCGGGACCTTGCCTCCGGAAGATCCTGGCACCGACAACATTGTCGGGCAACTGCGATACGAGCACAACGACCTGATCGGAGGGCAGGTGTCGGCACAGGCCTACGTGCAGGACTTCAAGACGTACTACGGATACTCGACGTTCTTCCCGGGCGGCGGACAGCCCTTCATTGAGTCGACGAAGTTCGGTCTGCGCCTCGATGCGACCACGCCGCTCGGCTGGACGGAGGGGAGTCAGCTCCTCTGGGGCGCGGATGCTCTTCGAGATCAGACGGCGCAGCCGCTCGTAGACGGACGCATCTTTGCGCCGCAAATGACGCAGACGAGTGCGGCACCGTTTGTGCAGCTCCGCGTGCCGCTGCTGTCCGACCGGCTCACGCTTCGCGGCGGGGTGCGGTACGAGGCCCTCTCGGTCGACGTGGTCGACTTTACGACGCTTCGGGCACAGTTTGACACGGACGGCGACGGCACGCCCGACCAGCGCAACGATGTGGAGGGCGGCACGCTGACCTACGATAATTTCGCCTTCAACGCGGGCGCTGTGCTCACGGTCGCCGAGCCGTTGGACATGTTTGCGTCCTTCGAGCAGGGATTCGCGGTGAGCGAGATTGGGCGCGTGCTTCGCAGTACAACGGCTGCGTCCGTGAACGCCCTGAATCCGGAAGCGAAGACGGTCAATAGCTACGAAACCGGTCTGCGACTGGGGACGCAGCGTCTCAGTGCAACCGCTACAGGGTATTACACCACCTCTGAGCTTGGCAGCTCCTACGGCGCCAATTTCGAGATTGTGCGCTCTCCGGAGCACGTCTACGGCGTGGAGCTTACGACCGACGTGCAGGTGACGGATCCGGTGGCGGTGGGTGGAACGTTCTCCTGGGTCAAGGGCGTGCGTGACGCGAATGGAAATGGAAGCTACGAGACGCCCCTCCCAGGGAATCGCATTCCGCCCGAGAAGATCACGGGATACGTAGAGGTGACGCCGCTGAACGGGTGGACAAGTCGCCTTCAGGTGCTGTATTCGGGGCGCCGGGATGTCTTTGACGGTCCGCCGTACACGTACGCCCAGGGCAGTGTCTCGCCATACACGGTGGTCGATCTGTCGAGTCGGGTCGAGGTGGGGCCCGGTGCTTTGACGATCGGGATTGAGAACCTGCTGGACAACTACTACTTCTCCGTCCGCTCCCAGTACCCCGCCCTTCCCGGCTCATACACGCCGGCGCGCGGTCGCAACGTCAACCTCTCCTACTCGGTCACGTGGTAA
- a CDS encoding PepSY-associated TM helix domain-containing protein produces the protein MSTLRRVSSWLHLYGGLALGGLLIVISVSGSALVFKDTLDRWLRPDLLRVEPAAERVGLNRVMDAVQTAHPEATPRLIEMPFDEAGPLTVWLAEDNTHVYVDPYRGAVLGSRAPDEGVMNTISHLHIDLLAGETGLLLVGITGLLLVVLTITGLVLWWPRRLKGLWNALRIAWRHGVLRFNYDLHRAGGFYTTLFVLLTALTGSAFAFYPTTQQLISTVTASEPWPPAPPTVEAPADSTRMPAVLDYDAALETALDRLPGAEPSFVYVPQSSTAPLTVRVRTPPEWHPNGRSFVHLHPTKMSILRVDDAREAPGGAQFLQTFYPLHVGAVGGLLVAWLYVILGLAPAILSVTGTIIWYKRWRRTDVDDAPDPDEVGTRSVQMPPRLEAVTKGSDRRGASQPTQS, from the coding sequence ATGTCGACGCTGCGTCGCGTCTCATCCTGGCTCCACCTGTACGGGGGGCTCGCATTGGGCGGGCTTCTCATCGTGATCAGCGTGAGTGGAAGCGCGCTGGTTTTTAAAGACACGCTCGATCGCTGGCTGCGGCCCGATCTTCTTCGGGTCGAGCCGGCGGCGGAGCGGGTGGGGCTAAATCGCGTGATGGACGCTGTGCAGACGGCGCATCCGGAGGCGACCCCTCGTCTGATCGAGATGCCGTTCGACGAGGCAGGTCCGCTCACAGTTTGGCTGGCAGAGGACAACACGCACGTCTACGTCGACCCGTACCGCGGGGCCGTACTCGGATCGCGGGCGCCCGACGAAGGGGTGATGAACACGATCTCACACCTTCACATCGATCTCCTCGCTGGAGAGACCGGGCTTCTTCTCGTCGGCATCACGGGCCTGCTGCTCGTCGTGCTCACGATCACGGGTCTCGTGCTGTGGTGGCCGCGTCGCCTGAAAGGGCTCTGGAATGCCCTCCGCATTGCGTGGCGGCACGGCGTGCTCCGCTTCAATTATGACCTGCACCGTGCAGGCGGCTTCTACACCACCCTCTTTGTGTTGCTAACGGCCCTCACGGGGAGTGCCTTTGCGTTCTATCCTACGACACAGCAACTCATTAGCACCGTTACGGCCTCGGAGCCGTGGCCGCCTGCTCCGCCAACCGTCGAGGCTCCAGCGGACTCGACCCGAATGCCCGCGGTCCTCGACTACGACGCTGCTTTAGAAACGGCCCTCGACCGGCTGCCCGGGGCCGAGCCGAGCTTCGTATACGTGCCGCAATCCTCGACCGCCCCGCTCACCGTTCGGGTTCGCACGCCGCCGGAGTGGCACCCCAACGGGCGCAGTTTCGTCCACCTCCACCCGACGAAAATGAGCATCCTCCGCGTCGATGATGCGCGCGAAGCCCCGGGCGGAGCGCAGTTTCTGCAGACCTTCTACCCGCTCCACGTCGGGGCCGTGGGGGGGCTGCTGGTGGCGTGGCTCTACGTGATTCTCGGCCTTGCTCCCGCCATTCTATCGGTCACCGGCACCATCATCTGGTACAAGCGCTGGCGCCGCACCGATGTTGACGACGCGCCCGACCCGGATGAGGTGGGCACTCGGTCCGTACAGATGCCTCCGCGACTGGAGGCCGTCACCAAAGGAAGCGACCGTCGGGGGGCGTCTCAGCCGACGCAGTCTTAG
- a CDS encoding ABC transporter ATP-binding protein, which yields MASPLVLDSVTKRYGDGPAILNGLTRTFTPESLTLLVGPNGAGKTTLLHLLSVLSYPTSGTVRYGDLDVHAHPYRYLAHVGLVHADAQLPEHLSAVELLEWILRSRDGWTKEAPDRIDALLTRLRLDERRENLIGTYSSGMTQKAQIAAALVAEPDVLLMDEPLRSLDTATADAAIDLLEAFVVDGGLAVVASHLTGALTDIADTTLALDDGTLSPVPSAEAG from the coding sequence ATGGCTTCTCCTCTGGTTCTGGACTCTGTCACGAAACGATACGGCGACGGGCCGGCCATTCTCAATGGCCTGACGCGCACCTTCACTCCGGAATCGCTTACGTTGCTCGTGGGCCCGAATGGGGCCGGAAAGACGACGCTGTTGCATCTACTTTCCGTTCTCTCCTATCCCACCAGCGGCACGGTGCGGTACGGAGATCTCGATGTGCATGCACATCCCTATCGATATCTCGCACACGTAGGCCTCGTCCACGCCGATGCGCAGTTGCCCGAGCATCTGTCGGCAGTCGAGCTGCTAGAGTGGATTCTTCGGAGCCGCGACGGCTGGACCAAAGAGGCGCCCGATCGGATCGACGCACTTCTCACCCGGCTCCGTCTCGACGAACGACGGGAGAATCTGATCGGTACCTATTCGAGCGGCATGACGCAGAAGGCGCAGATCGCCGCTGCCCTCGTGGCCGAGCCGGACGTCCTGCTCATGGATGAGCCGCTTCGGAGTCTCGACACGGCCACGGCCGACGCGGCCATCGACCTGCTGGAGGCCTTTGTGGTCGACGGCGGCCTGGCCGTCGTCGCGAGCCATCTGACGGGGGCGCTCACCGACATTGCCGACACGACGCTTGCCCTCGACGACGGGACGTTGTCGCCCGTACCGTCGGCAGAGGCCGGATGA
- the miaB gene encoding tRNA (N6-isopentenyl adenosine(37)-C2)-methylthiotransferase MiaB yields the protein MEPIEDIDVLSEDEVRQREAGAGSTEDENLDRMKHGYDEAAGGKQVYIETYGCQMNVADSGVVASVLQESGYGLTQDQDEADVVLLNTCAIRENAEQKIRTRLGMLRAEKEKREGELMMGVLGCMAERLREKLLEQEDLVDVVVGPDAYRDLPRLLYEADATGQAAVNVELSKQETYQDIQPVRYDSNGVSAYVSIMRGCDNMCTFCVVPFTRGREESRSVTTILSEVSQLVEEGYKEVTLLGQNVNSYHYTDDGTSVSFAELVDRVSRVSPELRVRYSTSHPKDCTDELLQVHHERPNVCNYIHLPVQHGNTEVLDRMRRTYTREEYLALTERAKELCPGVSLSTDIIAGFCGETEEQHQDTLSLMEEVRYDHAYMFKYSERPQTYAARKLEDDVPEDVKQRRLEEIIELQNQHSKESNESEIGRVHTVLVEGTSKKSDEQLFGRTDTNKGVVFDREDYEQGDYVKVRIDDCTSSTLLGTAIEKTTLEEAARTDSITMAPAVA from the coding sequence ATGGAGCCGATTGAAGACATCGACGTACTGTCCGAAGACGAGGTGCGCCAGCGCGAGGCCGGCGCCGGATCAACGGAGGACGAGAACCTGGACCGCATGAAGCACGGCTACGACGAGGCGGCCGGCGGCAAGCAGGTTTACATCGAGACCTACGGCTGCCAGATGAACGTGGCGGACTCGGGCGTGGTGGCGTCGGTGTTGCAGGAAAGCGGCTACGGCCTTACGCAAGATCAGGACGAGGCCGATGTGGTGCTGCTCAACACGTGCGCCATCCGCGAGAACGCGGAGCAGAAGATTCGTACGCGGCTCGGCATGCTGCGTGCCGAGAAAGAAAAGCGCGAGGGAGAACTCATGATGGGGGTTCTCGGCTGCATGGCCGAGCGGCTGCGCGAGAAGCTGCTGGAGCAGGAGGACTTGGTCGACGTGGTGGTGGGTCCCGACGCCTACCGCGATCTGCCCCGCCTCCTGTACGAGGCCGACGCCACGGGCCAGGCCGCGGTCAACGTCGAGCTTTCCAAGCAGGAGACGTACCAGGACATCCAGCCGGTGCGCTACGACTCAAATGGTGTGAGCGCCTACGTCAGCATTATGCGGGGCTGCGACAACATGTGCACCTTCTGCGTGGTGCCGTTCACGCGCGGCCGAGAAGAAAGCCGCTCGGTGACCACCATCCTGTCGGAGGTCTCGCAGCTGGTAGAGGAGGGCTATAAGGAAGTCACGCTCCTGGGCCAGAACGTGAACTCGTACCACTACACCGACGACGGCACCAGCGTGAGCTTCGCCGAGCTCGTGGACCGCGTGAGTCGCGTCTCGCCCGAGCTGCGGGTGCGCTACTCCACGAGCCACCCCAAAGACTGCACCGACGAGCTGCTGCAGGTCCACCACGAGCGACCCAACGTCTGCAACTACATCCACCTGCCGGTGCAGCACGGCAACACCGAGGTACTGGACCGCATGCGCCGCACCTACACGCGGGAGGAGTACCTGGCCCTCACGGAGCGGGCAAAAGAGCTGTGCCCGGGCGTCTCCCTCTCCACCGACATTATCGCCGGGTTCTGCGGCGAAACGGAAGAGCAGCACCAGGACACCCTCTCGCTGATGGAGGAGGTGCGCTACGATCACGCCTACATGTTCAAGTACAGCGAGCGCCCGCAGACCTACGCCGCGCGCAAGCTGGAGGACGACGTGCCGGAAGACGTGAAGCAACGCCGCCTCGAAGAGATCATTGAGCTCCAGAACCAGCACTCCAAGGAGAGCAACGAAAGCGAAATCGGCCGCGTCCACACGGTGCTCGTCGAGGGCACGAGCAAGAAGAGCGACGAGCAGCTCTTCGGCCGGACGGACACGAACAAGGGCGTCGTCTTCGACCGGGAGGACTACGAGCAGGGCGATTACGTGAAGGTCCGCATCGACGACTGCACCTCCAGCACGCTCCTGGGCACGGCGATTGAGAAGACGACCCTCGAAGAGGCGGCGCGGACGGATTCGATCACGATGGCGCCGGCGGTGGCGTAG
- a CDS encoding MBL fold metallo-hydrolase, translated as MSNERITYGPVEGLRAGRYGLGLNLKAACYRIGRTLIDTGPPNQWRAVRRFAIEQDEEHGIDRVLLTHHHEDHAGNAARLRELLDVPVYAPEKSLDRLRRGISLETYRWIVWGRPRPIEAEPVPESLTLADGTSLRTLPAPGHTDDMVCYLAPAHDLLFAADLYVTRRPEYLRMDEHAPRLIESIHNVLEHDFDTVLCSHQGVVEDGRQALADKVKYMEALCGVVRRRYRYDKLAVPEITDEILGREGMLYWMTGGDFSKHNLIASCLDEVADASAIVD; from the coding sequence ATGAGCAACGAACGGATTACGTACGGCCCCGTTGAGGGCCTCCGGGCCGGCCGATACGGTCTGGGACTCAACCTAAAGGCCGCCTGCTATCGGATCGGACGAACGCTCATCGACACCGGGCCGCCCAATCAGTGGCGGGCGGTTCGTCGCTTCGCCATCGAACAGGATGAAGAGCACGGGATCGACCGCGTGCTTCTGACCCATCACCACGAGGACCATGCCGGCAATGCCGCCCGCCTTCGCGAGCTGCTCGACGTGCCGGTGTACGCACCCGAGAAAAGTCTCGACCGTCTCCGCCGGGGCATCTCCCTCGAAACGTACCGCTGGATCGTGTGGGGACGTCCTCGTCCGATAGAGGCCGAACCGGTCCCCGAGTCCCTGACGTTGGCGGACGGCACCTCGCTCCGTACCCTCCCCGCCCCCGGGCACACGGACGACATGGTGTGCTACCTCGCTCCGGCCCACGACCTCTTATTTGCCGCCGACCTGTACGTGACCCGTCGTCCCGAGTACCTGCGGATGGACGAGCACGCCCCACGCTTGATCGAGAGCATCCACAACGTCCTCGAACACGACTTCGACACCGTACTCTGCTCACACCAAGGCGTGGTCGAAGACGGTCGACAGGCCCTCGCGGACAAGGTAAAGTATATGGAGGCCCTGTGCGGGGTCGTTCGGCGGCGCTACCGCTACGACAAGCTCGCGGTCCCCGAAATCACCGACGAGATCCTGGGCCGGGAAGGCATGCTGTACTGGATGACCGGCGGCGACTTTTCGAAGCACAACCTCATCGCCTCCTGCCTCGACGAGGTTGCCGACGCAAGTGCCATCGTGGACTGA